One Mastomys coucha isolate ucsf_1 unplaced genomic scaffold, UCSF_Mcou_1 pScaffold7, whole genome shotgun sequence genomic window, GCCTAAGTTTTGTATACAGCTTTATTGTTCCAACAGCGTGGCTAGAGTTACCAGTGTTGGACATACAATTTTTGTGTTATTTAATCTCATTCTGGGTCTGGCATGTGGCTTATTTTTATGACGTGTTTCTGTAGTAGGCTAGAATGACTTGTTTGCTTCAGTGCCTTAGGAGGTCCAAGTCTCGTATCTTCCTAGCTGAGACTGGAGTTCAGGACCTAGCCCCTGTTTTTTAAAGCATAGCTGTGTGCtcttgggtttttggtttttaagcaTCTTTATTGGCATGCACTCAAGAAGCAGCTGTAACAAACCTCCACATGGAAGGCAACATTTAAGGTCACACCTTCCACGAGCTTCTTTTAGCTGGGTCTAGTGGCACAAGAATATGGCACCACAGCTTCTtgggatgctgaagcaggaggatcacacatTTGAGGTCTGTTTGGGTTAAACGGCCAGTTAGTGAGAACTTGTCTTAAAAGGTAAtattaaagccgggcagtggtggcacatgcctttaatcccagctcttgggaggcagaggcaggcagatttctgagttggaggccagcctggtctacagagtgagttccagggcagccagggctacgcagagaaaccctgtctcgaaaaacaaaaaacaaaaacaaaaacaaaaacaaaagatattaacattttctgattataaaataaaataccattttctACTCATCTCTTAGACTACGTAGAGGATAACAAGGcaattacttttctttccctTAATTGAAAAGTCACCAGGAGAAGAAAGGGGGGTAGCCTTTCATTTTGGAAGCCTCCTGTTCTTAATCCCTCCGGCCCACCTGAGAGCATATTGCCCATCATGCCCGGAGATGGCATTTCCTCTCAGCCAGTGGAGTCAGCTCTTGCTTGTGAAAGATGTATGAGTTGAAGGTtgacatcctttttttttttttttggtttttccagacagggtttctctgtgtagtcctggctgtcctggaactcactctgtagacaaggctggcctcgaactcagaaatccgcctgcctctgcctcccaagtgctgggattaaaggcgtgcgacaccactgcctggttccttTGGACATTTTTGTGAGACAagtgaaacattccttctcaCTGTGTGTGCAGTGCTTTCTGCAGTGTCTTCTGGCAAGCCCTGAGGATGGGTTAAAATCACACGCAGACACATTAGTTACCTTTGCTGCTAGACAGAAACAACATAAGGAATGGAAGTTTTACTTCTGCCTCACAGCCTGACTGTCGGATTGGTCATGGTGACTTGCACTTGAGGTGTCTGGTCACATTGTAccctcagtcaggaagcagagagatgggcATGCTGGccctctatttccctttctcctttttacttAGGACAAGACCCCAGTTCATGAAGGGTGCCATCCAAATTTAGAGTGAGGTGTCCCTCTTAAGTAAGCCCAATCTAGAATGGCTTTCACAGACCCTCAGGGGTTTGCCTCCTGATTGATGCCAGCTGCCACAAGAGCCAACACCAATAGTAACTATTACAGCTGCTTAGCTCTAATCATTGAAGTTATAACACCAAGTTTATGTGGTCTTTATCTTAAAGTGTATTATTTGATGCTTCTCATTATATAATGTTTTGGCAACTGACTATCAAATCCCAGGTGTGCAGAACTATGTAAATTTAcaatacttctctctctctcctctctctctctctctctctctctctcacacacacacacacacactctttctctctctctttttctttctctcactcctttttcctccctccctttcttcctttctctctctctcactcactctttctctctctctctctctttctttctttctttcttatataaatcagaaaacaacttgtgggATTCTGTTCTTTTATCTTGTGGATTCTAAGGATTGAACTTTGGCCTCCATCTTTGCAGCAAACCTCTTTGTATGCTAAGCTGTCTTGTCTGCCTCAAAGCAGAGTTAACTATCTCTCGGGACATTGTCTACACTTGGTTGTTTGTGTCCTTTCCCTTGAGATTTGGGAAGCACATAATCTGTCAGCTTCTGTCGGTGTGAGAGGCTCTGAGAACTCTTTTATGGCAGGAGACAGGGCTCTGCATGGGGCAGACATGTCGCCAGGGATCACATTAGGGGTGTCTGGCAGCTGGCATGTTCTGTCACTAACTTGCAGGGAGACCTCAGTTTATTCAAGTGGTCTTTCTCCAATTCTCCTTAcattgtatgtgcatgaatgtttgtgtgagaatgtgtgtgtgtgagagagtatatgtgtgtatgtgtgtgcatgtgtgtgtatgcatgtatctgcCTGTTATTGTGTTCATGTGAATggtggatcccttggagctggaattataggttgTTGCTGGGAAGTAAACTCAGGCGTTGGAGAGAGCAGCAAATGATCGTGACTACCGAGCCCTCTTTCCAGTCCAATGTATGTTTCTTAAAATGTTACTGAAGTCACTGTTTTATGAAAATCTGTCAGTTTTCAGTCCCCAGCCTCAGTGCATAGGTAGATCATTGCCTCTACATACATATCTTGGACCACGCTTTGGGCTGGAAAACTCCCTTTgcacttcttccagccttcccacACTGTGATGTCTCCCATGGCTAATGTAAGGCTAATCCATAAATATCAGTTATTAGCCTTAAGACAACTCTTAACTCATTTGACTCAAAACACAAATACTGCTTTTAATTTTGACAAGGCATCAAAGCATTGtttcttcttgtctccttgtttcttttctttgttctctgtccctctgtaTGCCTGACATCAATGGTAGGTATCTTCCTTAACCAATgagtttcccttttctttgttctctgtccctctgtaTGCCTGACATCAATGGTAGGTATCTTCCTTAACCAATgagtttcccttttctttgttctctgtctctctgtatgccTGACATCAATGGTAGGTATCTTCCTTAACCAATGAGTCTCCCTTTTTTTGACAGACTCTTTCATTgaatccttacacacacacacacacacacacacacacacacacaccccatcaagacttttttttaatttttatttttatttattttatgtgtatgagtacactttagctgtacagatggccgtgagccatcatgtgtgtggctgctgggaattgaactcaggacctctgccagccctgcttgttCCAGCCTCCTCGCTCCAtcccgcttgctccagcataattcactgtagctgttttcagaggcaccagaaaagggcgtcagatctcattacgggtggttgtgagccaccatgtggttgctgggatccgaactcaggacctttggaagagcagtcagtgctcttacccgctgagccatctcgccagccccaagacttttttttttttttaaagatttatttattgttatatgtaagtacactgtatctgtcttcagacagcaccagaagagggcgtcagatctcattatgggtggttgtgagccaccatgtggttgctgggatttgaactcaggaccttcggaagagcagtcagtgctcttacccactgagccatctcgccagcctctcCATCAAGACTTTTTATGTGCTTTCTGgatatctgaactcaggtcctcgtacTTGAACAGCAAGCAATTTACCAAAGGAACTATCTCTCCagtttcccttctcctttttttaattCGGTATTTCTTCAGCAGCAAGCTGAGGTTCTTCCAAGAGTTCAGCCGTATCCTCGGAAGCCACTGAGTTGGCTTGTGTCTCCTGCAGTCGCCTagttttgatattctttctttgttgtttttttttccacagaggaGGATAGCAGCCTGGAGGAAAATGACTTCAGCTGGGGAGACTATTTGGAAGAGACAGGTACCCGAGCGGTGCCACACGTGTCCTTCAGACATGTATGTTGAGCAGTTTGTCCCTTCTGgtctgtgggagggagggaaagggatcTCTTGGGTGAAACCCCAGAACCTGCCAGTAGAGAAGAGTGAAAAGAGAAGTGAAACTCAGCTAAGATTTTGTAGGAAGAAGACAAGACAGGGCAGGGTGGGGGAAATTTGGTTTTCACCAATAGCAGCCGGTGAAACAGAACACAGCTTGATTCTAATAAAAAGCCAATGAGTTAGGCAAGATGTTACATTCATTCTTCTTAGTAGGTGTAATGACTGTATTTTTTATAATGAGATGATATTTGGGGCTGGGGACTCTGCTCAGTGACAAGAATGCTTTCCGAGCATGCgtgaaaccctgggtttgatctccagcattgGCTAAAACTGGATGTTGTGCATCTGTATAATTCCAGCACagggaaggtagaagcaggaggattagcaGTTTAATCTCAGGCTTTATAGAGAccttaaggctagcctgagttacaggagtttttttttttgttttttttttttaaagtttctgtaaTTTTGAAAAGTCACATTAGAGTTTTGTAGGTTTTAGAGGAGAGATAAACCAAGTTAGAGGAATCACGATAGAGAGCCTGGAAATGTAGGCCTCCCAAAGTTCATTCTCCTTCATAATACCTGTCCGCATTATTCAGCtagcatgtgtgcctggtgacaAAGCCCAGGAGAAAGGAGCGAGGAGTTTTCTTAGTCGTGAGCTCTTGGTTGGAAGAGATGATGCTTCCCAAACTAAGCTTTTACGCATAACTAttgttttagtaaataaaagTTTACTTCTCTGAGACTTGTTTTTCCGCTGGGCTATCCCAGTAGCAACTCGACCTCCTCAagattctttttcattcttcagCTGAAGTAAGACATTAATGTCGACTTGAACGGGACATGTCTCTTCGGAAGGGCATTTAAGACCTTCTTGAATTTGTAAGGGTgcaccctcccttccttctctgtaaCCCTCAGGCTGTAGTTTATTCTGACCGTGTTTGTGCCACGTAGTGAAAGCAGAGGCTCCGTTTTAAAGCGCACCACAGGTGACACATCTCTGGCTTATACAGTGAGGACCATGGTCCCACAGGAGCTTAGGGAAgtctgggaagggaaggctgACAGCTTCCCCCTTCTCGTCTGGACAGTGAGGTCATGCCTTTGGTAAGGGGTCACCTCCAGAATTCTTTGACTGGTCACTTCTCACACCTCTTTTTCAGCTGAAGTAGACGTCACCAAATGGCGAAGGCTTTGGTGAACAGGTGGTTGTCTTTCAGGACCTCTGTATTCCTGAAGGAGGATGCAGGCGTCCAGCCTTGCAGATGTAGACTGTTTCCAGGCCTGTGAAAAAGATTTCCAGAAAAAGTAGCCATTTCACAGATAACTAATTCATGATCCCCTTGCTTTCTTTGAGGGTCCCCTTATGGTAGACCTCACATCCAATGGGGAtgctgcttttgttatttttaatttttgtcctgGCAGTAGCTGCTGGCACGCTGAACAGTTTAGCTATATACATGGAAGAGTATGTAGCTTTAATTGAGAAATGCTCTTCGTTAAACTCAAGATCTTGGGAGTCTTTATTCAAAAATACTAGCTTTtacattatcaccaccaccaccaccaccaccaccaccatcatcatcatcatcaccatcatcatcatttaaaCACAGGGTTTagtgtagcctaggctagtctcaaactgtatagccaaggatgaccttgacttgATTCTTCTCtacctgcctctttttttttttttaatgattcagtGCTTGAGGATCAAGCCTTAAGACTCCCTAtagcaccctaccaactgagtGACATTTTCAGCCTTTATTgccttttttggtgttttgagacaagatctagTTGTGTCTCCCAGATTGATGTAACTATGTAGGATTTCTGTGTTGGCCTATAgggtactggggttacaggtgtgcaacCGCATTCTTGCTCActcatgtttttatattattagtttcaAACTGTTGAATTTAATGGGTGAAATAGAATTTCTTATTGAGTTCATTTTATCTTTCGAGTGTGGCTTCCCGAGTATTTAGCCTCTCCTTAGAGGCTCATGGTGGATATGCCTCTTTTAAGGCAGCAGGGGTTATGTTTGAAAGTGCTGTATGCTTAAGTAGCTCTCTTAAAAATCTTTCAAGGCTCGTGACTagtctgattatggttttcctgtgtttctggtGTCTCAAGGTGGAGATCAGCATTCGGAGTAACTTCCAGCCAGGAATGAAGTTGGAGGTGGCCAATAAGAACAATCCAGACACTTACTGGGTGGCCACGATCATCACCACTTGTGGACAGCTGCTGCTCCTGCGATACTGTGGTTATGGGGAGGACCGAAGGGCTGACTTCTGGTGTGATGTGATCATAGCAGATCTGCACCCTGTGGGGTGGTGTACTCAGAACAACAAGGTGTTGAGACCCCCGGATGGTGAGCTCGCATGTCAAAGGCTTTGATATCCAGGAAATTGTTCTTCATGATGCCTGATCTTTGCAGTGGGGAAAGAAGGACCCTTCTATAAAACCCTGAGTGGGTTTAGTGCAAAGGTTTCTTAGCTCTTTAAAACCTTCAGGGCTTAGTTATCTAGAGGATGCTGTGtgctgggtggtgggtggtgggtggtgggtggagtTTTGTTTATCAAGAATGGTATTGATCTTCAGGTAGTTTGGTTAAACAGGAGGAAAGAGTGTTCAAGGCCACTTTGATGTTGTCTTTGGATGGTAGGAGAGGAAGGTAAGCCGATggtaaggagggagaggagagagagattggagacaggagagagagattgGAGAGAGGAGAGTTTCCTCTTTTGGGATTAGATGTGTTGCTTTTACTCTTCAGTCATTTTTAGAGAATTGACATTTTAAACAggcttctttttttaagttaatttgtttttaattatgtatatgtgtgtgctgctgtgtatAGCTGAGTACACGTGAGCCCCAGGAgcccagaagaggtcattggatttggagttacaggtgcttgggTTCTGAGtcatctgacatgggtgctgggaactgaacttacgTCCTTTACTATAGCAGCACTCGCCCCTAACCGCAGAGCCTCTTCTCTAGCCCTCCTACACAGGTTTCTTTTCtaagtttgcttgtttgctttcttttctcttcctcttccttgcttATGACAAGGTCTTGTGTAGAGCAGACTGAAGTCTTTGAagttctcatcctcctgcctctattttcGAAGTGCTGGGACTCCAAACATTTGCCACCACACCCCCTATACGCAGGTTTCTGGCATGCTCCAGCAAACACTACCAGCTAAGCCCATCCCTAACCCTGCACTTAGTTTTTGCTCTCTCTTGCTGTGGGCATACTAGGGTTATGAAACTAGGAGAAAGCCGAACCAATGAGAATTGACATCACTTAAAGCAGTGGTCTAAACTCGTATAGACATGAGATCAATTTAGTTGCCGCAAAACAATGATTCCTTATTGGGGGTAGTCTCCCCTCTAGACATCTGGCAGTGTCTGCAAGGACTTTTGTGCCTCATGGGAGAGAGATGCTACCAAACACTTAGAAAGACCAAACCAGAGGCACCCCTGGACTTCTTCCAGGGCACATGGCATCTTCACAATTAAGTGGTACCAGGTTGCCCTTCCTGAGGACTCCTGCTGCGGAAGAAAGCACTGAGAAAGCTCCCAGGGTCCCTTAGAACTGAGTTCAGCTAAGTATGTGACTCTGATCTTAATATATGATTACAGCATCAGTGGTACCTGTCAGCTTTGCTACAGTCTCTAAGGGTATTCCATGGCCTCCATACtcagctggctgctcttcctttGGAGTAATCTatttcattctccctctccctctcccctcctcccctccttccctctttccgccctccctccctctctctctctctctctctctctctctctctctttctctctctttttccctctgtctctctctctctcctcactcttcttttccctctccctgtccttcttcccttctctcttcccctctgtcctctccccctcctccttcttttgctCCTCTCACATGCCTCTTGTATAATATTTCTGGTTGTGGAGAAAGGTCTGTAGcttttatttcctccctttgttATACATAATTGATGACTTGCTAAAAAGGGGTCGTAAAATTGGCCTAAGCTCAGGAGTTGCCTTTGTGTGACATTTGTCAGGGTTGAATCCATTGCCTTGGCCTTAGCTGACATCATGACCCCTCATTGTCTCAGAAGAAAGAGAGCTAGGGCATCCTTTTAGATCTTTGTGTCTCTTCTGCCCTGCCTGGATCAActtgcctccttcctcctcctcttctcccactggTCTCTGAGGTCAGAACTAACCTGTGCTCACAAACAAGACTGTTGGGACCTTAGTGGGGCTCACATCAATAGTATCAGTGTGTTTAATGTAATGTAATTTATTAATGAATTAACGTTGCAAGGACGTTGAGAATACTAAGCAAACGCTGTACTACTGAGTTCTGCCTGGAGCcctgtataattttaaaacataattcatGTATTATAAACGTCATCTCTAAGTTCGATGACTTTAATCTCATTCACAGGGTTGTGCAAACAATGTCACTATCAAGGTCTGAgtagttttttttaatcacccCTAAATTGTTCCCCATTCTTCTTACCTTCTATAACTCTCCATCTACTTTtgaaaattcacatttaaaaattgtatttgtgagtatgtgtgtgagtgtgtgcaagtgcacacgtgcatgtgtgtgtataggtctgtgtgtgagtgtgtgcaggtgcacatgtgcatgagtgcataggtcagaggacagcccaGAGCAGCCTTTCTCTTCTAGGCAGGTCCCAGTTTTAGTAGCAGCCATCTTTACCCACTGGGGCATTTTGCCCAATTCCCCGGCCTGCTGGTTGCCCTTTAAAACAGCTGCTATATTACTCTGTGCACAGAGCTCTGAGGATGTTAGTGCTCTAAGAGCTCCTAGGTGCATTTGAGATGGTCCCATCTGTCCCTGGAGAGACAAGGCACGGTCGGTTCCTCGGCTCCCCTTCCTCACGTGGAAGAAAAATATGGCAGTTGTCAAAGTCTCAGAAACACCATCAGATTTGTCTCCTGAAGACTCTGTGCTATTAAGCAAGACAAAGACACCCTTAAAATgacaagatgaaaatgaaaaatgagaaaacccTAGAAAAAGGGTGACCAGTAATGTGATGGAAAGATGAGAAGTCTTTTCAAACAACAGCAGTGTTGTTAGTGTGAGGGTTTCTTCAGTGCTGTCTtgtaaagaacttaaaaaaaaaaatttactatgtAATCAATATGACTTGAGAATCTTTACTTCAGAGAACAAAGTCAGGAAATATCAGGTTCATGGGGCAAGAGCTTTTATTGATTTCTGCGGGGAGGGATAATTATTGCTTCATAACCAGAGGCAATGGTTGTTCTACAGGGACCAGGGGAATCTGTGTTTTGAATGGGGATATTTGTTGTATGGTTTTCTTAGTGAGTTAATGCTATAAATACTGCAACTGTGCCCAGATGATCTTTATCTTTGTTGTGGTTGAATTTAAAAGGCATTGAAAAATATGAAGTAGCAACCCGTGACCTTAATGTTTCTGTCTGAGAGGCTCCATGGTGAGgggaggcatgtgtgtgtgtgtgtgtgtgtgtctgtgtgtgtgtgtctgtgtgtgtgtatgcgtgtgtgagtgtgtatgtgtgtgagtgtgtgtatgtgtgtgcatgtgtgtgagtgtatgtgtatgcgtgtgtatgtgtgtgtgattgtgtgtatatgtgtgagtgtgtagttTGTAGACCAAAGGACAagtttgtctctctttccttaggtctatccattttgttgtttttaatcagaAAGGGTCTCTAATTGGCCTTTAGCTCTCCAGTTAGGCTAGAATGGCTGACCAGGGAGCCCTGAggatctgtcttcctctgctttaccagtactgggattactgggattacaagctaaTGCTGTCAGCCTGGCTTATGTTGTTGAGCTTGCAAAGCAAGAACTTTActgaccaagccatctctccagcccaactgaGGCATCTTACAAATCCCAGGAATCAAAGTGAAGTAAGGGATATGGCCGTCAGAATAGAGATCTACATTCTTGTGAGCATCCTCCATTAACTTATTAGTTCCGTAGATGAGGCCCTCAGACCTCTCCAGCAGTTCCATGTTTGAAATGAGGGCTTCTATAATGTAATCTCAGGGAGTTAACGGCCCCAACCTTCCTGTGTCTGTGATTCCAGTTAAAGGAGAACAGTAGGAAAGTGTAACTGCTTATCTCTCTAGTTTATGCATGAGATGTGGAGTTTCTTTTAGAATTAGGGTGCATGCATGTCAGCCTAGGAATCTATGAAAAGCACAGGAACAAAGTGCCTGTGTCCCTATTGGACAGCGGCGTGTACTCTagctttatttctgttgctatgatgatgGAATACCCtaagaaaagcaacttagaaaagaaagggtttatttggctcacacttcccaGCTACAGTCCATTATGTTTGGGAAGTTAAGGCAGTCAAGGGCGGCGAGAGAATTAATGCATCTTTACTTGCTTCCAATACTCCCACATAATCCAGGGTCCTTCAAGTGAACTGGTGCCTCCTGCGTTCGGGGTTGGGTCTCCCTACCTCAATTAACATTAGGGTAGTTTACCAAAGGCATGTTTAcagaccaacctgatctagacagtttctcactggagactctttTAGGTTGTGGCAAGCTAACAGTTAGAAACTAACCACGTCATATTAACTAGGATGGAACATGATTGTAATTGCTTGGGTAGAATGTCCTTCAATCAACAATTAGAGTCTAATTCCCTTTTCAATCTAGATAGCTAACACGGTCCAGTTTCCCACTGAGTGGTCATGGAATAAACATTAACAGCTTGGAAGTCTGTCAGTGGTggtcacgcctttaatcccagcacttgggaggcagaggcaggtggatttctgagtttgaggccagcctggtctacagagtgagttccagggcagccagatctatacagagaaaccctgtctcgaaaatccaaaaaaaaaaaaaaaccagcttggAGTACATGGGCTTTTGCCCACATTATGTGAGGGCACATAGATGGGGTCTCCTCCCCTCAGGCTGAGGTGTCTGAGTTCAAGATCTTTGTATTAGCTGAAGTTCTGCCTTTGCAGTCACTTCATCGAAAAAGGAGCaatttgattggttggttggttggttgatgcAGGGTTTTTATGGGGTGCTAGTGACTGAAGCCAGGCGCTGCACATGCTAATCAAGCTCTGTCCCAAGTGAGCTCCATCcccactttttattattttagatgccAGTTTGGTGGGGCACAGAGACCTAGTTGCAGTACTGTGTTTTCCTGCCTCGATGTTTTAACTCTATCTTTGAATTAATGTAGGCCTTCATAAATATGTTACATGTCAGGGGGAAGGGAAATCTCCACAGCCACATTCCCAGTTCATGGCATTATGGCGTGCTTCCCATCAGTAGTCAGAGAATGCCATTAACAGGGACATGCTCAGAGACAGCTGAGTTCAGCGGCCACTAGTGAGAGAATGCCGTTAACGGGGACAAGCTCAGAGACAGCTGAGTTCAGTGGCCAGTTGGCTGCTCAGAGTGCAGTGCTGCTCCGGGGCTAACCAATGCTAATCTGTCATATTAAAAGTATTACACGACGTACTACATTAAAGCCTCAGTAAGTGCAGCCAGGGATTAGAGCTCCTATTAGCAGGGCAAAATGGAAAGCGTTTTGGCTTAGTAAATCAATAAGGCTTGATTTATTCATAAGTGTGCACCACGCGCGCAAAGGGCAGCTGCCAAATAATTATTGTTTATGGTGATAATGTACGGAAATCATTTAATCCAAtgactgttttcattgttatgTATTCAGAAGTAGCAGCAATCACCTCTTAATGTCAGGGGCCCGGGAGCTTTGGTGCTCTGATGTTCTGAATGATGCTTATTGAGTTCTTTGAGGGATGCTCCTGTGTGAGATTGCAGGTGAACATTTGTGAAGTTGCAGGACAATAAAAACCCTCGACTTCTAAACGGGCTAGT contains:
- the Sfmbt2 gene encoding scm-like with four MBT domains protein 2 isoform X2; translated protein: MERYLPVSKKRSSSSSFEKITSPANGNENLDSEEDSSLEENDFSWGDYLEETGTRAVPHVSFRHVEISIRSNFQPGMKLEVANKNNPDTYWVATIITTCGQLLLLRYCGYGEDRRADFWCDVIIADLHPVGWCTQNNKVLRPPDAIKEKYADWTEFLIHELTGSRTAPANLLEGVCIAIIHLF